In the genome of Ancylomarina subtilis, one region contains:
- a CDS encoding tetratricopeptide repeat protein, with amino-acid sequence MKLKYLIITVLLISVKLSSYAQDKTSLDKMFQTSLEKYKANQFEQANAILDFILESDSTYYKAYIGKANISIAKKQYRTAVLNANWALDLNPNDTDALCTKAKAISRTRNVSEAIEIYQSILKKDPKSVAAINGLARIDYQQKRYKEAAKKLNKAIKYQSDHSETLFNLASAYFKLKDYSRAAKYCNKVLKINPTFRDESVYTIRGACNNKLNNPVGAILDYREALKLNPMNPSLYNNIALIFTRQGKYEKAIKYLDASIKIYAKSSVTYYNRGLAYNFLGKHNKAYVDFKKACDLGGYDDACGYYQSLKKKLKK; translated from the coding sequence ATGAAATTAAAATATTTGATCATTACTGTACTATTGATATCAGTAAAATTATCATCTTACGCACAAGACAAAACAAGTTTGGATAAGATGTTCCAAACCAGCCTTGAAAAATATAAAGCAAATCAATTTGAGCAAGCCAATGCAATTCTTGATTTCATACTTGAGTCAGATTCTACATATTACAAAGCTTATATTGGAAAAGCAAACATATCCATTGCAAAAAAACAATATAGAACAGCAGTCTTAAATGCCAATTGGGCACTCGATCTGAATCCTAATGACACTGACGCTCTTTGTACTAAGGCAAAAGCCATTTCCCGAACAAGAAATGTATCAGAAGCCATAGAGATCTATCAATCTATTCTTAAAAAAGACCCTAAATCAGTTGCAGCAATAAATGGACTTGCACGCATTGACTATCAACAGAAGAGGTATAAAGAAGCAGCTAAAAAGTTAAACAAGGCCATCAAATACCAATCAGATCATTCAGAAACTCTATTTAATTTAGCATCGGCATATTTCAAACTAAAAGATTATAGCCGAGCTGCCAAATATTGCAATAAGGTCCTAAAAATCAATCCAACTTTTAGGGATGAGAGTGTTTATACAATAAGAGGAGCTTGCAATAATAAGCTAAATAATCCAGTTGGCGCCATTCTTGATTACCGGGAAGCTTTAAAACTAAATCCAATGAATCCGAGCTTGTACAATAATATTGCTTTAATATTCACCAGACAGGGTAAATATGAAAAGGCAATCAAATATCTGGATGCATCCATTAAAATATATGCAAAATCAAGTGTCACTTATTACAACAGAGGTTTGGCTTATAATTTTCTTGGAAAACATAATAAGGCTTACGTCGATTTTAAAAAAGCCTGCGATTTGGGTGGTTATGATGATGCATGTGGTTACTACCAAAGCTTAAAAAAGAAATTGAAGAAATAA
- a CDS encoding transposase, whose translation MVTTHIPLEFESYYHVYNRGINRCDLFQESKDYKHFLRLYEKYIEPIADTFAWVLMPNHFHLLIRIKSEKEIGVYKNLNSEGAKDSVRFQTEPDGNLSESEGPDRVGIKKPNPTKHFSHLFNAYAKYINKKYQRTGSLFEHPFRRKQIDDETYLMTLVLYIHNNPIHHGFTDMALDYPWSSYLSCLSDKPTRLLKNEVVGWFDEITNFKFMHQQHIDFMKLEEWLEI comes from the coding sequence ATGGTAACGACTCATATTCCCTTAGAGTTTGAATCCTATTATCATGTATATAATAGAGGTATCAACCGATGTGATTTATTTCAAGAGTCAAAGGACTACAAGCATTTCTTAAGGTTGTACGAGAAGTATATTGAGCCTATTGCAGATACTTTTGCTTGGGTCTTGATGCCTAATCATTTTCATTTGTTGATTAGAATAAAGTCTGAGAAGGAAATTGGGGTTTATAAAAATTTAAACTCTGAAGGGGCTAAAGACTCCGTCAGGTTTCAAACCGAACCAGATGGAAACCTATCAGAGTCCGAAGGACCTGATAGAGTTGGTATTAAAAAGCCAAATCCTACCAAACACTTTTCACACCTTTTCAATGCTTACGCAAAATATATTAACAAAAAATATCAGCGAACAGGCTCTCTATTTGAACATCCTTTCAGAAGAAAACAGATAGATGATGAAACTTATCTTATGACATTAGTGCTATACATCCACAACAACCCCATTCATCATGGTTTTACTGATATGGCACTAGACTATCCATGGAGTAGCTATCTGAGCTGTTTATCAGACAAACCAACAAGGCTATTAAAGAACGAAGTTGTTGGTTGGTTCGACGAAATAACGAATTTTAAGTTCATGCATCAGCAGCATATCGACTTTATGAAACTGGAAGAATGGTTAGAGATCTAA
- a CDS encoding electron transfer flavoprotein subunit alpha/FixB family protein, translating into MNLEDYKGIYVFIEQREGLVQNVALELLGQARRLADELNDKVYAMLLGHNIADKAQGLIAAGADEVLVVDAPELADYTTEPYAQAICQIINDRKPDSVLIGATTIGRDLGPRVSARVKTGLTADCTKIEVGANRELLMTRPAFGGNLMATIVCKNHRPQMGTVRPGVLFAMDADAAREGVITDYKVNFDASKIKVKLVKTVKEETDLIDITEARILVSGGRGIGNQEGFEAMDSLAKTLDAEVSASRAMVDAGYIGHERQVGQTGKTVRPDLYFAFGISGAIQHVAGMEDSDLIIAVNKDKHAPIFQVADLGIVGDAKQIIKKLNERLKK; encoded by the coding sequence ATGAATTTAGAAGATTACAAAGGCATATATGTTTTTATTGAGCAGCGCGAAGGCCTTGTTCAGAATGTGGCATTGGAACTTTTGGGACAAGCACGACGATTGGCAGATGAATTAAACGATAAGGTTTATGCGATGCTTTTAGGGCATAATATTGCCGATAAAGCACAAGGATTGATTGCTGCTGGTGCTGACGAGGTTTTGGTTGTTGATGCGCCGGAATTGGCAGATTATACCACTGAACCTTATGCTCAGGCTATTTGCCAAATCATTAATGATAGAAAACCAGATTCAGTATTGATCGGAGCTACGACTATTGGTCGTGACCTGGGACCTCGTGTTTCGGCTCGTGTTAAAACGGGTTTAACAGCTGACTGTACTAAGATTGAAGTGGGAGCGAACCGTGAGTTGTTGATGACACGTCCGGCTTTTGGTGGTAATTTAATGGCAACTATCGTTTGTAAAAATCACCGTCCACAAATGGGAACCGTTCGTCCGGGTGTATTGTTTGCAATGGATGCTGACGCTGCTCGCGAAGGTGTTATTACTGACTATAAGGTGAATTTCGATGCCTCTAAGATTAAGGTGAAATTGGTTAAAACCGTTAAGGAAGAAACCGATCTAATTGATATTACTGAAGCACGTATTCTGGTTTCAGGAGGTCGTGGTATTGGTAACCAGGAAGGTTTCGAAGCCATGGATTCGTTGGCTAAAACACTTGATGCTGAAGTTTCAGCTTCTCGTGCTATGGTTGATGCGGGTTATATCGGACACGAACGTCAGGTAGGACAGACGGGTAAAACGGTACGTCCGGACCTTTATTTTGCATTCGGTATCTCAGGAGCCATTCAGCACGTTGCAGGTATGGAAGATTCCGATTTGATTATCGCAGTAAACAAAGACAAGCACGCACCCATTTTTCAGGTAGCTGACTTGGGTATTGTTGGAGATGCTAAGCAAATCATCAAAAAACTAAACGAGAGATTGAAGAAGTAA
- a CDS encoding electron transfer flavoprotein subunit beta/FixA family protein, with protein sequence MKIVVCIKQVPDTTEIKIDPKTGTLIREGVPSIINPDDKGGLEMALQLKEEKGAHVTVITMGPPQADLILREAFAMGADRAIHLTDRKFAGADTLATSYALAGALKKLDFDLLITGRQAIDGDTAQVGPQIAEHLDLPQVSYLEDLKFDGDKTFTMKRHIEEGYQILEVEAPCVVTVLASANSPRYMSVGGIVDAYQKEVEVWGKDQIEVDETLLGLKGSPTSVHKAFARGLKPAGELYEVETDEAVGIIINKMKEKFIL encoded by the coding sequence ATGAAAATAGTTGTCTGTATAAAGCAGGTTCCTGATACGACTGAGATTAAAATCGATCCAAAAACAGGAACTCTAATCAGAGAAGGCGTACCAAGTATTATCAACCCGGATGATAAGGGTGGTTTGGAAATGGCGCTACAGTTAAAAGAAGAAAAGGGTGCTCACGTAACCGTGATTACTATGGGGCCTCCTCAAGCGGATTTAATTCTTCGTGAAGCATTCGCAATGGGAGCCGATAGAGCCATCCATTTGACCGATAGAAAATTTGCGGGAGCTGATACTCTTGCAACATCATATGCGCTTGCAGGAGCGCTTAAAAAGCTTGATTTCGACCTTTTGATTACAGGTCGTCAGGCGATTGATGGGGATACTGCTCAGGTGGGACCTCAAATTGCTGAGCACCTTGATTTACCTCAGGTATCTTACCTTGAAGATCTGAAATTTGACGGTGACAAAACGTTCACGATGAAACGTCATATCGAAGAGGGATATCAAATTCTTGAGGTGGAAGCACCTTGTGTGGTAACTGTTCTTGCTTCAGCTAATTCGCCTCGTTATATGAGTGTAGGCGGTATTGTAGATGCTTACCAGAAAGAAGTTGAAGTTTGGGGTAAAGACCAAATTGAAGTGGATGAAACACTATTGGGTCTTAAAGGATCACCAACAAGTGTGCATAAAGCATTTGCTCGTGGCTTGAAGCCAGCTGGTGAACTTTACGAGGTGGAAACCGATGAGGCAGTAGGAATCATTATTAACAAGATGAAAGAAAAATTCATTCTATAA
- a CDS encoding acyl-CoA dehydrogenase, with product MNFSLTKEQELFQQMIRDFAENEVKPLAAEVDEQERFPIETVEKMAKIGIMGIPIPKQYGGAGGNNLMYSMAVEELSAVCGTTGVIVSAHTSLCAAPILEHGTEEQKQKYLPKLASGEWIGAFGLTEPNAGTDAAGQQTTAVEDGDNYIINGSKIFITNAEYAHVYVIFAMTDKSQGTRGITAFIIEKGTPGFSIGKKEKKMGIKGSATCELIFENCVLPKANMLGKLSKGFGIAMKTLDGGRIGIAAQALGLAQGAINETVKYVKERKQFGRAISAFQNTQFQLADMNTKTEASRMLVRKAAYKKDNKIAYSVDAAMAKLYAAETAMEVTNKAVQLHGGYGYTREYPVERMMRDAKITEIYEGTSEVQRMVISANMLK from the coding sequence ATGAACTTTAGCCTTACAAAAGAACAGGAGTTGTTCCAGCAAATGATTAGGGATTTTGCTGAAAACGAAGTGAAGCCACTTGCTGCAGAAGTTGATGAGCAGGAGCGTTTCCCAATCGAAACGGTTGAGAAAATGGCGAAGATTGGAATTATGGGAATTCCAATTCCAAAGCAATATGGTGGAGCAGGTGGAAATAACCTGATGTATTCTATGGCTGTTGAAGAACTTTCAGCAGTATGTGGTACAACTGGTGTTATTGTTTCGGCTCACACGTCTTTGTGTGCAGCACCTATTTTAGAGCACGGTACTGAAGAGCAAAAGCAAAAATATTTACCAAAGCTTGCTTCGGGTGAGTGGATTGGTGCTTTTGGTTTAACAGAACCCAATGCGGGTACTGATGCAGCTGGTCAGCAAACAACTGCGGTTGAAGATGGTGATAACTATATCATTAATGGATCTAAGATTTTCATTACCAATGCAGAATATGCACATGTTTATGTGATTTTTGCGATGACTGATAAGTCGCAGGGAACCCGTGGAATTACAGCATTCATCATTGAAAAAGGAACACCTGGTTTCTCTATCGGTAAGAAAGAGAAGAAAATGGGGATTAAAGGTTCTGCAACTTGTGAACTCATCTTCGAAAACTGCGTATTGCCTAAAGCAAACATGCTGGGTAAATTGAGTAAAGGTTTTGGTATTGCGATGAAAACCCTTGATGGTGGTCGTATTGGTATCGCTGCTCAGGCTCTTGGATTAGCTCAAGGTGCTATTAATGAAACCGTGAAATATGTGAAAGAAAGAAAACAGTTTGGTCGTGCCATTTCTGCTTTCCAGAACACACAGTTCCAGTTGGCTGATATGAATACTAAGACTGAGGCTTCTCGTATGTTGGTTCGTAAAGCGGCTTATAAAAAAGATAATAAAATAGCTTATTCTGTTGATGCAGCTATGGCTAAGCTTTATGCAGCCGAAACAGCTATGGAGGTAACAAACAAAGCCGTTCAACTGCACGGTGGTTATGGTTACACTCGTGAATATCCGGTTGAGCGTATGATGCGTGATGCTAAGATTACTGAAATCTACGAAGGAACTTCTGAAGTTCAGAGAATGGTTATTTCAGCTAACATGCTTAAATAA
- a CDS encoding acetyl-CoA C-acetyltransferase — translation MSKVYIVAAKRTALGKFLGSLTPVTAADLAAGVIKNIIEETKIDASKLDEVVVGNILMAGQGQGVARQASIKAGVPQEVPAYGINMICGSGMKTINLAYSNIKSGEANMIIAGGTENMSAAGFVMPGSVRGGHKMMDLKAVDHMVFDGLTDAFEGYHMGITAENIAAKYNLTREEQDAFAFASQQKAMAAQDAGHFKNEIVPVEIKSRKETITFDADEFINRRTSEEKLGGLRPAFKKDGTVTAGNASGINDGAAFVLVASEEAVKEHNLTPLAEIVATGQGGVDPAIMGMGPVPAIASALKKADMKLTDMDVLELNEAFAAQSLGVVKQLCEDHGVAPEFFLERCNVNGGAIALGHPIGASGTRITVSLIHEMKRTNKQFGLASLCIGGGMGTALILKNV, via the coding sequence ATGAGTAAAGTATATATCGTTGCAGCCAAAAGAACGGCTCTAGGAAAATTTTTAGGAAGTTTAACTCCGGTTACTGCTGCTGATTTAGCTGCAGGTGTTATCAAAAATATTATTGAAGAAACAAAGATTGATGCTTCAAAACTTGATGAAGTTGTTGTAGGGAATATCCTTATGGCAGGTCAAGGACAGGGTGTTGCTCGTCAGGCTTCAATTAAAGCAGGTGTGCCTCAAGAAGTACCAGCTTACGGAATCAACATGATTTGTGGTTCAGGTATGAAAACCATCAATTTAGCATACTCAAACATCAAATCAGGTGAAGCGAATATGATTATTGCCGGTGGTACTGAGAATATGTCAGCTGCTGGTTTTGTTATGCCAGGTTCAGTTCGTGGCGGACACAAAATGATGGATCTTAAAGCTGTTGACCACATGGTATTCGACGGTTTAACCGATGCTTTCGAAGGTTACCACATGGGAATCACTGCAGAAAATATTGCTGCCAAATACAACTTGACACGTGAAGAGCAGGATGCTTTCGCATTTGCGTCTCAGCAAAAAGCTATGGCAGCACAAGATGCTGGTCATTTCAAGAATGAGATTGTTCCAGTTGAGATCAAATCACGTAAGGAGACCATTACTTTCGATGCGGATGAGTTTATCAATCGTCGCACCAGCGAAGAAAAATTAGGTGGTTTACGTCCGGCTTTCAAAAAGGATGGTACGGTAACGGCTGGTAATGCTTCTGGTATTAACGATGGTGCAGCTTTCGTATTGGTTGCTTCTGAGGAGGCTGTAAAAGAGCATAACCTAACACCTCTTGCTGAAATTGTAGCAACTGGTCAGGGTGGTGTTGATCCAGCTATCATGGGTATGGGACCCGTTCCAGCTATTGCTAGCGCATTGAAAAAGGCAGACATGAAATTAACTGACATGGACGTGTTGGAATTAAATGAAGCTTTTGCGGCTCAATCATTGGGTGTGGTTAAGCAATTGTGCGAAGATCATGGTGTTGCTCCTGAGTTCTTCTTAGAAAGATGTAATGTTAATGGTGGAGCGATTGCTTTAGGTCACCCAATTGGTGCATCCGGAACACGTATCACAGTGAGTTTGATTCACGAAATGAAACGTACCAATAAGCAATTCGGATTGGCATCACTTTGTATTGGTGGTGGTATGGGAACAGCTTTGATCCTTAAAAACGTTTAA
- a CDS encoding 3-oxoacid CoA-transferase subunit B — MDKKEIREIIAKRSALELQDGDVVNLGIGLPTFIPNYVPENVNVILQSENGLLGMGAVPAEGEEDKDFVNAGGGHITYKQGASSFDSAASFAIIRGGHVDVTFLGALQVDEKGNLANWMIPGKKTPGMGGAMDLIVGAKRVILSMEHTARGNHKIMTECNLPLTAAGQVEMIITEMGVMKITPKGILLTEINPMFTVEQVQEATDAKLIIAEDLAEMKQA, encoded by the coding sequence ATGGATAAAAAAGAAATCAGAGAGATTATCGCAAAGCGTTCAGCTCTTGAATTACAAGATGGTGATGTAGTAAACTTAGGAATTGGTTTGCCTACATTTATCCCTAATTATGTACCTGAAAATGTTAACGTGATTCTTCAATCGGAGAATGGTTTGCTTGGCATGGGAGCAGTTCCTGCCGAAGGGGAAGAAGATAAGGATTTTGTAAACGCTGGTGGCGGGCACATTACGTATAAGCAAGGTGCAAGTAGTTTTGACTCAGCAGCTTCTTTTGCTATTATCCGAGGCGGACATGTTGATGTAACTTTTTTGGGAGCTCTTCAGGTTGATGAAAAAGGGAATCTTGCTAACTGGATGATTCCAGGTAAGAAAACGCCGGGAATGGGTGGTGCCATGGACCTTATTGTAGGTGCTAAACGTGTTATTCTATCGATGGAGCATACGGCAAGAGGGAATCATAAAATTATGACTGAGTGTAATTTACCATTAACTGCTGCAGGACAAGTTGAGATGATTATCACTGAAATGGGCGTGATGAAAATTACTCCAAAAGGAATACTTTTAACAGAGATTAATCCAATGTTTACTGTTGAGCAGGTACAGGAAGCAACCGATGCAAAATTGATTATTGCAGAGGATTTAGCTGAAATGAAACAAGCCTAA
- a CDS encoding OAM dimerization domain-containing protein — translation MSGGLYSTSSNDFDKTLDLTKIKPYGDTMNDGKTQVSFTLPVAKGEEAVEAAKQMMRKMGFEDVQVVFVQELMEGFTFFNCYGSSIHTVDFTSIVVPKVESTTMDMHETDDFIKEHIGREVVVVGASTGTDAHTVGIDAIMNMKGFAGHYGLERYEMIEALNMGSQVPNEEFIAKAIEMKADVLLVSQTVTQKDVHIQNLVELVEMLEAEGLRDKVILICGGPRISHELAKELGYDAGFGMNKYADDVASYLAQELDRRINQ, via the coding sequence ATGAGTGGAGGACTTTATTCTACCAGTTCGAATGATTTCGATAAGACCTTAGATCTAACTAAAATTAAGCCTTACGGCGATACCATGAACGATGGTAAGACGCAGGTGAGTTTCACACTTCCTGTAGCTAAAGGCGAGGAAGCTGTTGAGGCTGCTAAGCAGATGATGAGAAAAATGGGTTTCGAAGACGTTCAGGTGGTGTTCGTTCAGGAGCTAATGGAAGGGTTTACCTTTTTCAACTGCTATGGTAGTTCAATTCACACTGTTGATTTTACCAGTATTGTTGTACCAAAGGTAGAATCGACTACTATGGATATGCACGAGACTGATGATTTCATTAAAGAGCATATCGGACGTGAGGTTGTGGTCGTTGGTGCCAGTACAGGTACTGATGCGCACACCGTGGGTATCGATGCGATTATGAACATGAAGGGTTTTGCAGGTCACTACGGTTTGGAGCGTTACGAAATGATTGAGGCTCTAAATATGGGATCTCAGGTACCAAACGAGGAGTTCATTGCTAAAGCTATCGAAATGAAAGCTGATGTGCTTTTGGTTTCGCAAACAGTTACTCAAAAAGATGTTCACATTCAAAACCTTGTTGAACTCGTTGAGATGCTTGAAGCAGAAGGTTTACGTGATAAGGTAATTTTAATTTGTGGAGGTCCTCGTATTTCTCACGAATTAGCAAAAGAGCTTGGTTATGATGCAGGTTTCGGTATGAATAAATATGCTGATGACGTGGCTTCGTATTTGGCTCAAGAACTTGATAGAAGAATCAACCAATAG
- a CDS encoding lysine 5,6-aminomutase subunit alpha: MQRSKLGLDFDKVNYAKGVSRKIADNVQEFVEGYTTVAVERTLCRLLGIDGVDNNEVPLPNVVVDEIKDKGVLNQGVMYFLGNAVIEAGLNPQQAAEKIAAGELDITQLPSHSVEEAHEALKPYINDCIDKIKARKAKRDNYIQTIGEGPKPYLYVIVATGNIYEDVVQAEAAARQGADIIAVIRTTGQSLLDYVPYGATTEGFGGTVATQENFRIMRTHLDKIGEEEGRYIRLCNYCSGLCMPEIAAMGALEGLDVMLNDALYGILFRDINMQRTLVDQYFSRVLNGFAGVIINTGEDNYLTTADAFDEAHTVLASDFINEQLALIADLPEEQMGLGHAFEMEPGLENGFLYELAQAQMTREIFPKAPLKYMPPTKFMTGNIFKGNVQDALFNQISIWTGQGIQLLGMLTEAIHTPFMSDRYLSLENAKYIFNNMKNIGDEVEFKEDGIIRKRAQKILADSIELLEKIEKEGMFTALEKGIFADIKRPKNGGKGLDGVVEKGSNYFNPFVALMKKN; this comes from the coding sequence ATGCAAAGGAGTAAACTAGGTCTTGACTTTGATAAAGTTAACTACGCAAAGGGCGTTTCGAGAAAAATTGCTGACAACGTTCAGGAGTTTGTTGAGGGCTACACAACAGTAGCTGTAGAGCGTACCTTGTGTCGTCTTTTGGGGATTGATGGTGTTGATAACAACGAAGTACCTCTTCCTAATGTTGTTGTTGATGAGATTAAGGACAAAGGTGTTCTTAACCAGGGGGTGATGTATTTTCTTGGGAATGCAGTGATTGAAGCGGGATTAAACCCACAACAAGCTGCAGAGAAAATTGCAGCAGGGGAATTGGATATCACACAATTGCCTAGTCATTCAGTTGAAGAGGCTCATGAAGCTCTTAAGCCATATATCAACGATTGTATTGATAAAATCAAGGCTCGTAAAGCCAAAAGAGATAACTATATCCAAACCATTGGTGAAGGTCCTAAGCCTTACTTATACGTAATTGTAGCGACTGGTAACATCTACGAAGATGTGGTTCAGGCTGAAGCTGCGGCTCGTCAGGGTGCTGATATTATTGCTGTAATTCGTACAACAGGTCAGTCATTGCTTGACTATGTGCCTTATGGTGCAACGACTGAAGGTTTCGGTGGTACTGTTGCGACTCAGGAAAACTTCCGTATCATGCGTACTCACCTTGATAAGATTGGTGAAGAAGAAGGCCGTTATATCCGTCTTTGTAACTACTGTTCTGGTTTATGTATGCCTGAGATTGCAGCTATGGGTGCATTGGAAGGTTTAGATGTGATGTTGAATGATGCGCTTTATGGAATTCTTTTCCGTGATATCAATATGCAACGTACACTTGTCGATCAATATTTCTCAAGAGTATTGAACGGTTTCGCAGGTGTAATCATCAACACAGGTGAAGATAATTACCTAACAACTGCTGATGCATTCGACGAGGCTCATACCGTATTGGCTTCTGACTTTATCAATGAGCAATTAGCGCTTATTGCTGATCTTCCTGAAGAGCAAATGGGATTGGGTCACGCTTTCGAAATGGAACCAGGATTAGAGAATGGTTTCCTTTACGAATTGGCACAAGCACAAATGACTCGTGAGATATTCCCTAAGGCGCCTCTTAAATATATGCCTCCTACAAAATTCATGACAGGTAATATCTTCAAAGGAAACGTACAGGATGCTTTGTTTAACCAAATCTCAATCTGGACAGGACAGGGAATCCAACTTTTGGGTATGTTGACTGAAGCGATTCACACACCTTTTATGTCTGACCGTTACCTTTCTCTTGAGAATGCTAAATACATCTTCAACAATATGAAAAATATTGGTGATGAGGTTGAGTTTAAAGAGGATGGTATCATTCGCAAGAGAGCTCAAAAGATTCTTGCTGATTCAATTGAATTGCTTGAGAAGATTGAAAAAGAAGGGATGTTTACCGCACTTGAAAAAGGAATTTTCGCTGATATCAAGCGTCCAAAGAATGGTGGTAAAGGTCTTGATGGTGTTGTGGAAAAGGGAAGCAACTACTTCAATCCTTTTGTGGCTTTAATGAAGAAAAACTAG
- a CDS encoding MutS-related protein: MKLRTAISQVKGLQHLVESMQLQSSLGKRYLLDMPMLYQADEINCELDLVTRIYTILGGKKVGLISKVQTKLMQVRDIKGSIKNMKAKLILDDIELFEIKSFALVSDEILKLQNEFETTLMEIPDMNPMISILDPENNRIPSFYIYDSYSEELAKVRKEIKELKSAIKADPEMSAGQSLEALKSQAEAIEADVRAQICERLYPYATELEKALNQVAHLDVIVAKALLAENLGFTRARLSDSITEYKGMFHPQIKETLSLSKRKFQAIDIALNQSVCFITGANMAGKTVILKTLALCQYLLQFGFFVPAQSACIALVDRVLVSVGDDQSEQNGLSSFASEMVKINEMVEASIRKENVLILVDELARTTNPTEGRAIVNAVAEIFNENQTQSVITTHYSGLDSRCRKLRVKGLDKDFKSGEINKNNINDYMDYSLIEDDASTVPHEALRIAGILGINQQIIEKANENLLKPDSIISVM, from the coding sequence ATGAAATTACGAACTGCCATATCTCAAGTCAAAGGCCTTCAACATTTGGTGGAGAGTATGCAGCTGCAATCCAGTTTGGGAAAGCGCTACCTACTTGATATGCCGATGTTGTATCAGGCTGATGAAATCAATTGTGAGCTTGATTTGGTGACTCGTATCTACACGATCTTAGGAGGGAAAAAGGTAGGCCTGATTAGTAAGGTTCAGACCAAACTTATGCAGGTGCGAGACATCAAGGGGAGCATTAAAAATATGAAAGCCAAATTAATTTTGGATGATATTGAGCTTTTCGAGATCAAATCTTTCGCACTGGTTTCTGATGAGATATTGAAGCTTCAAAATGAGTTTGAAACCACATTGATGGAGATTCCGGACATGAATCCCATGATTTCAATTCTGGATCCGGAAAATAACAGAATTCCATCTTTCTATATATATGATTCCTATTCAGAAGAGCTTGCAAAAGTTCGAAAGGAAATTAAAGAACTAAAGTCAGCGATAAAAGCTGATCCAGAAATGAGTGCGGGGCAGTCTTTGGAAGCTCTAAAAAGCCAGGCTGAAGCAATTGAGGCTGATGTCAGAGCTCAGATTTGTGAGAGGCTGTATCCTTATGCAACTGAGCTTGAAAAAGCCTTGAATCAAGTTGCACACCTCGATGTGATAGTGGCTAAAGCCCTTCTTGCTGAGAATTTGGGTTTCACCAGAGCCCGACTTAGTGATTCAATTACAGAATACAAGGGCATGTTTCATCCGCAAATAAAGGAAACATTATCTTTATCAAAGAGAAAATTTCAAGCCATAGACATCGCTTTAAATCAATCTGTTTGTTTTATAACAGGTGCAAATATGGCTGGAAAGACAGTTATTTTAAAAACCTTAGCCCTTTGTCAATATCTTTTGCAATTTGGTTTTTTTGTACCAGCACAATCGGCTTGCATTGCATTAGTTGATAGGGTTTTAGTTTCGGTTGGGGATGATCAGTCTGAACAAAATGGCTTGTCGTCTTTTGCATCCGAAATGGTGAAGATTAACGAAATGGTGGAAGCATCTATTAGAAAGGAGAATGTTTTAATTCTTGTAGATGAATTGGCCAGAACAACGAATCCAACAGAGGGCCGTGCTATTGTGAATGCTGTGGCTGAAATCTTCAATGAGAATCAAACCCAGTCGGTGATTACAACTCACTACAGTGGATTGGATTCCCGTTGTCGAAAATTGAGAGTGAAAGGCTTGGATAAAGACTTTAAGTCTGGTGAGATAAACAAAAACAATATAAACGATTATATGGATTATTCCTTGATTGAAGACGATGCCTCAACAGTGCCGCATGAAGCACTACGCATCGCCGGAATTTTAGGAATAAACCAACAAATTATAGAAAAGGCAAATGAAAATTTGCTTAAACCTGACAGCATTATTTCTGTCATGTAA